One genomic segment of Clavelina lepadiformis chromosome 3, kaClaLepa1.1, whole genome shotgun sequence includes these proteins:
- the LOC143450299 gene encoding uncharacterized protein LOC143450299 — protein MMEKSRGCHVGKVNQLHSKQLKQNNVDLECSSFVDTQSFTASLSTKQKSVITLKDWYIQPCHGKPSIKVCGTSILDDHVRCSGAISTRVNSHSVITKNGTKYKLVGPIQSSKYVPKWLKKQFQRGFPSSWKVHVEKYMDWLEEHESDNETDVDTFLGITSGEPQNLFNWAICVIHKCLYIEGFLKQTDGTYQLYRTSPVSEIINSNTVKTASGKEYCLIGRINQDASINSKLPLWMVKNFEFGFSSNWKEILHSYNTQRHNQQESFDCLNAVDRIVGISAVSHETKPASKSCYKIPSLTWLGSDAEDSINLNTSLLSTNVEVPDTVLRKPPLSKLAQMCVENLNSIDVAKSFLNSEFDVVEECLQTIKPSEKISARVQKHSHPPSQELSAAKSQITPQNDKTKNAKKRRSSSKKKKKHDSVVANTNLFTPSPQNGFYRSKSGRHVFPPLQHWTRQRLVTECDEDGTEVVVLYPGHRSVLDASSSSYATDVIKQSESIQKQYLQDQLEHSFHSVAEATPPGKNVQPKGTKKQTPGTCVKNILDDDPLNLDIQNLEKEGKLPIAKSCQVVVNRLKFDTKSINSLTPKPKTPEVNGGSADLHTTEKSVPQNDITKHKRYNLRQTERSHSSKKEMTCFLPKEISNKKRKKTSSPSKESCPPSFKKRRKSKSDKNKATSKTSKAKRNCVRNKTTAPLTKENKENTSFVFNTCPQNKNVRKKLTEVNAKHGTIKHRKQIKEALKELNSNVSQDFFTAACDSKRKELSAFSNDYFQSNTDWNDPALFTPTAKLPVGMNQFAATPAWLKTPTCAFNVNFEESVTPYYLRTTLPSEIEIKTSSNDADKVVLQMVRDAKQKSKLKKGKKKILEDKTIDRSCSRLQLPTSKASLLNAVVENEISDEDDYFSE, from the exons ATGATGGAAAAGTCCAGAGGTTGTCATGTTGGTAAAGTTAACCAATTGCATTCAAAGcaactgaaacaaaacaacgTAGACCTGGAATGTAGCAGCTTTGTTGATACACAATCTTTTACTGCCTCTTtgtctacaaaacaaaagTCAGTGATTACTTTGAAAGACTGGTACATTCAACCTTGCCATGGAAAACCTTCAATAAAAGTGTGTGGCACATCTATTCTGGATGACCATGTTCGATGTAGTGGTGCAATATCAACCCGG gttaattcacattctgttataacaaaaaatggaaCCAAGTACAAGCTTGTTGGGCCAATCCAGTCATCAAAGTATGTTCCTAAATGgttaaaaaaacagtttcaacgTGGTTTTCCAAGCTCTTGGAAAGTGCATGTTGAGAAATATATGGATTGGCTGGAAGAACATGAAAGCGATAACGAAACAGATGTTGATACTTTTCTTG GGATAACATCTGGTGAAccacaaaatttgtttaactggGCAATTTGTGTGATCCATAAATGTTTATACATTGAAggatttttaaagcaaactgATGGCACATACCAGCTTTACCGAACAAGTCCAGTATCTGAAATAATAAATAGTAATACTGTTAAAACTGCTTCAGGAAAAGAATATTGCTTAATAGGCAGGATAAACCAGGATGCTTCAATCAATTCAAAATTGCCGCTATGgatggtaaaaaattttgaatttggATTTTCAAGTAACTGGAAGGAAATACTACATTCATACAACACCCAACGCCATAATCAGCAAGAAagttttgattgtctgaaCGCAGTGGATAGAATAGTTGGGATTTCTGCGGTTTCTCATGAAACTAAACCAGCAAGCAAGTCTTGCTATAAGATACCATCACTTACATGGCTTGGCTCTGATGCAGAAGATAGTATCAATCTAAACACAAGCCTGTTAAGTACCAATGTGGAAGTACCAGATACAGTGTTACGAAAACCACCTTTGTCAAAATTAGCCCAGATGtgtgttgaaaatttaaacagtATTGATGTTGCCAAAAGTTTTCTTAACAGTGAGTTTGATGTTGTAGAAGAGTGTCTGCAAACTATTAAACCTTCAGAGAAAATCTCTGCTAGAGTGCAAAAACATTCTCATCCTCCTTCACAAGAGTTATCTGCTGCAAAAAGTCAGATTACACCTCAAAAtgataaaactaaaaatgccAAAAAAAGGAGATCATCCTccaagaaaaaaaagaaacacgaTTCTGTTGTGGCCAATACAAACTTGTTTACACCTTCACCACAAAATGGCTTTTACAGAAGCAAAAGTGGTCGTCATGTTTTTCCACCCTTACAGCATTGGACACGTCAAAGATTGGTAACTGAATGCGATGAAGACGGGACAGAAGTTGTGGTTTTGTATCCCGGACATAGATCAGTCTTGGATGCCAGCAGCTCATCTTATGCTACAGATGTAATAAAGCAGTCAGAATCAATTCAAAAGCAATATTTACAAGATCAATTGGAGCATAGTTTTCATTCAGTTGCTGAAGCCACTCCACCAGGAAAAAATGTACAGCCTAAAGgaacaaagaaacaaactcCTGGTACATGTGTAAAGAACATATTGGATGATGATCCACTGAATCTGGATATTCAAAATCTTGAGAAAGAAGGAAAGCTCcccattgcaaaaagttgccaAGTGGTTGTCAATCGTTTAAAATTTGACACGAAATCAATCAATTCACTTACACCAAAACCTAAAACCCCTGAAGTTAATGGTGGTAGTGCAGACCTTCATACTACCGAGAAATCTGTACCACAAAATGATATCACAAAACATAAACGCTATAATTTACGGCAAACTGAAAGAAGTCACTCAAGTAAGAAGGAAATGACTTGCTTTTTGCCAAAAGAAATCTCCAATAAAAAGCGCAAAAAAACATCCTCTCCTAGCAAAGAATCTTGTCCACCAAGTTTTAAGAAGAGAAGAAAAAGTAAAAGCGATAAAAATAAGGCCACTTCAAAAACGTCCAAAGCAAAGAGGAATTGTGtcagaaacaaaacaacagcACCATTGACCAAGGAAAACAAAGAGAATACGTCATTTGTGTTTAATACCtgtccacaaaataaaaatgttagaaAGAAACTTACTGAAGTAAATGCCAAACATGGGACAATAAAGCATAGGAAACAAATCAAGGAGGCCCTAAAAGAACTAAACAGTAATGTTAGTCAGGATTTTTTTACTGCCGCATGTGattcaaaaagaaaagaatTATCAGCATTCAGTAATGATTACTTTCAGTCCAACACAGACTGGAACGATCCAGCGCTATTTACTCCTACTGCAAAACTTCCTGTTGGGATGAACCAGTTCGCTGCGACTCCGGCTTGGCTTAAAACACCAACTTGTGcttttaatgtaaattttgaaGAATCTGTTACACCATACTATCTTCGCACCACCCTTCCAAgtgaaattgaaataaaaacatctaGCAACGATGCTGATAAGGTTGTGTTGCAAATGGTAAGAGAtgccaaacaaaaatcaaagttgaaaaaaggaaagaaaaaaattcttgAAGATAAAACTATTGATAGGTCTTGTAGTAGGCTGCAGTTGCCTACATCTAAAGCCAGTTTATTGAATGCtgttgttgaaaatgaaatcTCAGATGAAGACGATTATTTTTCAGAATAA
- the LOC143450241 gene encoding translation machinery-associated protein 7-like → MSGRQGGKKKPLKQPKKAQGEMDDDEKAFKQKQKEEAKKLAEMKAKAGKKGPLAQGGIKKSGKK, encoded by the exons ATGTCTGGGAGACAAG gTGGTAAAAAGAAACCCTTGAAACAGCCAAAGAAAGCCCAGGGAGAAATGGATGACGACGAAAAggcattcaaacaaaaacagaagGAAGAAGCAAAAAAGTTGGCAGAAATGAAGGCTAAAGCAGGAAAGAAGGGCCCACTGG CACAAGGTGGAATTAAGAAATCTGGAAAGAAGTGA
- the LOC143449439 gene encoding alpha-tocopherol transfer protein-like, producing MSARYQFSLSKELLAKAVEELNEPDDDAERLKAIDLLKENYIATNPGLPLLRSDDKFLLKFLRARKFDQDRALKMLTNYHQQRNKWPEVFDKIKNPILLKNFLDAGVIVPLSGKAKNGCKVLVVRPGLVPGLITDTIALVMASLEKLSDEEETQIHGLIFIEDLAYISIDLVQQMSPAIAKRAVGIIQDAMPLRLKQINITNEPKIFDVISVIFQPFLKDKLKKRVRLHGTDFDALYQVVDRSVLPIMFAGSGPELDTEGWKNTILEEGTAL from the coding sequence ATGTCAGCAAGATATCAGTTTTCCCTTTCAAAAGAATTGCTGGCAAAAGCTGTAGAAGAACTTAATGAACCAGATGACGACGCCGAGCGTTTAAAAGCTATTGATTTattgaaagaaaattataTAGCCACAAACCCAGGTCTTCCACTTTTAAGAAGTGACGataagtttttgttgaaatttcttCGAGCAAGGAAATTTGATCAAGATCGAGCTTTGAAAATGTTGACCAATTATCaccaacaaagaaataaatggCCTGAAGTATTTGACAAGATAAAGAACCCAATCCTtctgaagaattttctggatGCAGGGGTAATAGTGCCATTATCGGGAAAAGCAAAAAACGGTTGTAAGGTGCTCGTGGTACGACCTGGACTGGTGCCAGGGCTAATTACAGACACCATTGCTCTGGTCATGGCGAGCTTAGAGAAGTTATCAGATGAAGAAGAAACGCAAATTCATGGGTTAATTTTTATAGAAGACCTGGCCTACATTAGCATTGATCTCGTTCAGCAAATGTCACCAGCCATCGCTAAACGAGCTGTTGGTATAATTCAGGACGCGATGCCACTTCGCCTTAAGCAGATAAACATTACAAACGAGCCCAAAATCTTTGATGTAATTTCTGTCATTTTTCAGCCATTTTTGAAAGATAAATTAAAGAAACGGGTTCGACTACATGGCACAGATTTTGATGCTTTATACCAAGTAGTCGATCGATCGGTATTGCCTATCATGTTTGCAGGTTCTGGTCCAGAATTAGATACCGAAGGTTGGAAGAATACCATCTTAGAAGAGGGCACTGCTTTATAG
- the LOC143450368 gene encoding MICOS complex subunit Mic10-like, translating into MSDENFYGKNVDKCLTDLAVKVGAGVAVGGVFSILFKRRVWPITMGAGIGIGMAYTTCENRFRQHYAHKIISSTSQLYRPDFAEDNASGVLVESAEPATSQSASGTDTSNSQNETNS; encoded by the exons ATGAGTGACGAAAATTTTTATGGAAAGAATGTCGATAAATGCTTAACCGATCTTGCCGTGAAAGTTG GTGCTGGAGTTGCAGTTGGGGGAgtcttttcaattttatttaaac GTCGAGTATGGCCAATAACAATGGGGGCAGGAATCGGTATTGGCATGGCGTATACAACTTGTGAAAACAGATTCCGTCAACATTATGCACATAAAATTATTTCCAGTACTTCCCAG CTTTACCGTCCTGATTTTGCCGAAGACAACGCTTCTGGTGTGTTGGTTGAAAGTGCAGAACCCGCTACATCACAAAGCGCCAGTGGCACAGACACTTCAAATTCACAAAATGAAACTAACAGTTAG